The following proteins come from a genomic window of Aspergillus oryzae RIB40 DNA, chromosome 4:
- a CDS encoding uncharacterized protein (predicted protein) has translation MGSFPKSTGNVTVWYHYLFSLIAIHPLKKYPFFFLLFSLFKHLEEDHCVITTSSTFPSLRDTSYAPILVLRETIDNRNILHGREQSLHFLKIFPTVRQQPPFSFPVQLNLLPRQLLPNKIHTK, from the exons ATGGGATCATTTCCCAAATCCACGGGTAACGTTACCGTTTGGTACCATTATCTATTTTCCCTTATCGCAATCCATCCCCTTAAAAA GTatccatttttttttcttctcttctctctctttaaacacctggaagaagatcattgTGTCATTACAACATCTTCtactttcccctctctccgTGACACCTCATATGCGCCCATCCTCGTCCTGCGTGAAACTATTGATAACCGGAACATTCTGCACGGGCGAGAACAAAGCTTACACTTCCTAAAGATTTTCCCTACTGTTCGCCAACAacctcccttttcttttcccgtgCAACTGAACCTCTTGCCACGTCAATTGTTGCCCAACAAGATTCATACCAAGTGA
- a CDS encoding uncharacterized protein (predicted protein) produces the protein MKADFNARGIPSTSPGTSGQELGSPADIQRPRSALHSGDFREGTRQDPQPLPQSPLPGLDAGSRFPLLGSSPTAPWFTAPVFASPTRTQPVTANVSNENARPPSRTRAPSVGSFSSSYVLKAPTSPLVYQANNTDLDFSARTDSTEQLGPLEKASRRRTLPPETFRHLQSSPTTHRGAFNFQSSHSSGKWDEPLPFHHSSSVQSPSLRTRRPSLVSEKSSRPHAPLVGSYEESILRGRMSMNPSKPLDFTAQIGVLGKGKCKANLKCPPHVTIPFPAVFYSYPTSGSGRSISDDNPSPYVGLIDLENSLPKDTAVTSRRRRHHHSPAEVCGEMTDNPPPPKANDQDALRRREKRHRRAESPKCPPGGCYRIPQQGQLQVMIKNPNKTAVKLFLIPYDLSDMEPGTKTFIRQRSYSAGPVIDMPLTARKNYGTDRPEASLSSSEDPNDKPTLRYLIHLNICCPSKGRFYLHSSIRIVFANRVPDGKERLRNEIQHPEPRYAPYKPARDVNQTQMNTKLVTDRGCRRPAADQGSIPASLPDLPSPCGREGQPATPMPVIEAQAVSSNLKDARSGQRAPHPFRPIPSLREEVLPLHDHDAAETYQTGSGSYSKLTKGDHGYGGYPFSPMGGSEAGESLLAKRLRGLDVQKHNSSGMD, from the exons ATGAAAGCCGACTTTAATGCTCGAGGCATTCCTAGTACTAGCCCGGGCACCAGTGGTCAGGAATTAGGCTCGCCAGCTGATATCCAGCGCCCTCGGTCAGCACTGCATTCTGGCGACTTTCGAGAAGGGACCCGTCAAGATCCGCAACCACTGCCGCAGTCACCGCTACCCGGACTTGATGCCGGCTCACGTTTCCCCCTGCTGGGCTCTTCCCCAACTGCTCCCTGGTTCACGGCCCCGGTTTTTGCATCGCCCACGAGGACGCAACCTGTCACAGCCAATGTGTCTAATGAAAACGCGAGGCCACCATCCCGCACGCGGGCACCGTCCGTGggctccttctcttctaGCTACGTCCTAAAGGCGCCGACAAGCCCTCTCGTATACCAGGCGAACAATACCGATTTGGATTTTTCCGCCAGGACCGATTCAACTGAGCAGCTTGGTCCCTTGGAGAAGGCCAGCCGTCGTCGTACGCTGCCGCCAGAGACTTTCCGGCACCTTCAATCGTCGCCCACAACCCATCGAGGAGCGTTCAACTTCCAGTCCAGCCATTCCTCCGGGAAATGGGATGAGCCGCTCCCGTTCCACCATT CATCTTCAGTACAAAGTCCATCCCTCAGAACCAGGAGGCCCTCACTTGTTTCGGAGAAGTCTTCCAGACCGCATGCTCCATTGGTTGGATCCTATGAAGAATCTATCCTACGTGGGAGAATGTCGATGAACCCATCAAAGCCACTCGATTTCACCGCGCAAATAGGTGTGTTGGGGAAAGGCAAATGTAAAGCGAATCTCAAGTGCCCACCCCACGTCACAATTCCGTTTCCGGCAGTTTTCTACAGCTATCCTACTTCGGGTAGTGGTCGCTCGATTTCGGACGATAACCCTAGTCCTTATGTTGGCTTGATAGACTTGGAGAACTCTCTTCCAAAGGACACAGCAGTTACGAGTCGACGTCGCAGGCATCATCATAGCCCCGCAGAGGTCTGCGGTGAAATGACAGACAATCCACCCCCGCCTAAGGCTAATGACCAAGATGCTCTCCGCAGACGAGAGAAGAGACACAGGAGGGCCGAGTCGCCCAAGTGTCCGCCCGGGGGCTGCTATCGAATACCTCAACAGGGTCAGCTCCAGGTCATGATAAAGAATCCGAACAAGACAGCTGTTAAATTATTTTTGATTCCATACGATCTCAGCGACATGGAACCTGGAACCAAGACATTTATTCGGCAGAGAAGCTATTCAGCGGGCCCTGTCATCGACATGCCGTTGACTGCGCGGAAGAACTACGGGACCGATCGTCCAGAGGCATCCTTAAGCTCATCGGAGGATCCAAATGACAAGCCCACCCTGAGGTACCTGATACATTTGAACATATGCTGTCCGTCCAAGGGCCGTTTCTATCTACACTCAAGCATCCGTATTGTTTTTGCTAATCGAGTCCCTGACGGCAAAGAAAGGCTCCGGAATGAGATACAACATCCAGAGCCCCGATATGCGCCGTATAAGCCTGCTCGTGATGTCAATCAGACGCAGATGAATACGAAGCTAGTAACGGATAGAGGATGCCGAAGACCAGCTGCTGATCAAGGATCCATTCCAGCTTCATTGCCCGATCTCCCTTCCCCGTGTGGGCGGGAGGGCCAGCCTGCAACACCAATGCCAGTCATTGAAGCGCAGGCCGTCTCTAGTAACTTGAAGGATGCCCGCTCGGGGCAGCGAGCTCCTCATCCGTTCCGGCCCATTCCGTCCCTAAGGGAAGAAGTGCTTCCCCTGCATGACCATGATGCAGCCGAAACCTATCAAACTGGTAGTGGATCGTATAGTAAACTCACCAAAGGAGACCATGGATACGGTGGCTATCCATTCAGCCCCATGGGCGGCTCCGAAGCCGGCGAGAGCCTACTCGCCAAACGACTGAGAGGACTAGATGTACAAAAGCATAATTCATCGGGCATGGATTAA
- a CDS encoding uncharacterized protein (predicted protein) — translation MCREAGGCSGGEEGGGGGDDDGSTPTDPSCSIKETATICAEYCTVTTNAAATTTTSCTSTTCMPTVGCSVTGTTTRTITSTSSADCPFVTDPVAGENPSDNCRPCAWAFGSVSDVDMEGNLRIRDGFQPNYATITARAVAPTHAGLEKRAPARTSTALGDCRFTPGASVTIPAYKGPQNYVQSAIGGALPASLSMSRWYSKTTVDCAPTITMISDEQVQPFLGNDKQSPTIEHCWGNYDADVVQQSENVREKKIISEYKPWRASEAIIMSRMGLLERIVLACDIWTSSAIFGPLDSTNYRIYSALKDVDANLATTYRYWMTNVRIPGQMEAGSEQAALLITSIEEGLNLATGKAQETADGAARLDEYREALQAIRERYHLDDTGNVCNKPINLNWDRATTDGAPRPPPCPPRFVSIPNHDQGPCQPY, via the exons ATGTGTCGTGAGGCTGGCGGTTGCagtggtggagaggaaggaggtggaggCGGCGACGACGATGGGTCGACACCAACCGATCCGTCGTGCAGCATCAAAGAGACGGCCACTATCTGCGCTGAATATTGTACTGTGACGACCAACGCAGCTGCCACGACAACGACCTCGTGCACGTCGACCACTTGCATGCCAACCGTGGGCTGCAGTGTGACTGGGACGACAACTAGAACAATCACCTCGACGAGCAGCGCTGATTGTCCTTTCGTGACGGACCCTGTCGCCGGCGAGAACCCATCTGACAACTGCAGACCATGTGCCTGGGCTTTTGGCTCTGTTTCAGATGTAGACATGGAAGGAAATCTGAGAATCCGTGATGGCTTTCAACCTAACTATGCTACTATTACGGCGCGGGCAGTAGCTCCTACTCATGCTggtctggagaagagggcccCGGCGAGGACTTCTACTGCCCTTGGAGATTGCAGATTCACACCGGGGGCATCTGTTACTATCCCAGCCTACAAGGGACCCCAGAACTATGTCCAGTCAGCCATCGGCGGAGCACTTCCTGCCTCCCTCTCCATGTCCAGATGGTACAGCAAGACGACCGTTGACTGCGCGCCAACAATCACCATGATATCCGATGAGCAGGTACAGCCTTTCCTAGGGAATGACAAGCAGTCACCGACTATCGAACATTGCT GGGGTAACTACGACGCGGATGTTGTCCAGCAAAGTGAGAATGTTCGCGAGAAAAAAATTATATCGGAATATAAACCGTGGAGGGCTTCAGAAGCAATAATAATGAGTCGGATGGGGCTTCTAGAAAGAATCGTTCTTGCATGTGATATATGGACATCAAGCGCCATCTTCGGTCCACTTGATTCAACAAATTATAGGATATACTCCGCCTT GAAGGACGTTGATGCCAATCTAGCGACCACATATAGATACTGGATGACAAATGTCAGGATTCCCGGACAGATGGAGGCAGGCAGCGAACAAGCTGCACTCTTGATCACATCCATTGAGGAGGGACTCAACCTGGCGACCGGCAAGGCACAGGAAACAGCAGATGGAGCAGCACGTCTGGATGAATACCGCGAGGCTTTGCAGGCTATACGTGAGAGATACCACCTTGACGACACGGGGAACGTGTGCAACAAGCCCATCAATCTGAATTGGGATAGGGCTACTACAGATGGCGCCCCGAGACCCCCCCCTTGCCCGCCGAGATTCGTGTCCATTCCCAATCACGACCAAGGACCCTGCCAACCCTACTAG